The genomic segment TCGTCGTCATTCCCGGGGCGCAGGTCGCGCACGGCACGGCGTGTGCGCAAGCCTCGCGGTAGATTGGCGCCGGATGGCGCGCCCGACGTACCGAATCAACGACGCGAGGGAGACATGAAAGGCAACGAGAAGCTGCTCACGGTCCTGAACCAGCTCCTGGCCGACGAGCTGACCGCCATCAGCCAGTACATGGTGCACTCGGAGATGTGCGAGAGCTGGGGCTACGGGAAGCTGCACAAGGCGATCGAGGGCCAGGCGATGGACGAGATGCACCACGCCGAGTGGCTCATCCAGCGGATCATCTTCCTGGAGGGCGCGCCGGTGGTCTCCAAGCTCAACCCGATGAAGATCGGCGCGACGGTGCCGGACATGATCGGCAACGACCAGGTGGACGAGCTGAGCGCGGTGAAGGCGTACAACGAAGGCATCCGGGTCGCCCGGGAGGTGGGCGACCAGGGCAGCGTCGAGCTGCTGACCAAGATCCTGGTGATGGAAGAAGGGCACGTGGATTGGGCCGAGGAGCAGCGGGACCAGATCAGCCAGATGGGCCTGCAGAACTACCTGGCCAACCAGACGGAGGGCGCGGCGGGCTGATCGGGCGGCGGCGGTGCCGAAAACGGAACGGGCGGCGCACGCGCCGCCCGTTCGTCGTCAGGGCATCGCCGCTACTGGCAGGTGGGGGAGCCTTCGACGCTCACACCCGCCGGCGGTGTCGCCGTGCCGACGAAAATCCCGCAGGTCTTGCTGGTGGTGGTGGCCGACGCCGTGGCGCTCCAGCCCGAGC from the Gemmatimonadales bacterium genome contains:
- the bfr gene encoding bacterioferritin, with amino-acid sequence MKGNEKLLTVLNQLLADELTAISQYMVHSEMCESWGYGKLHKAIEGQAMDEMHHAEWLIQRIIFLEGAPVVSKLNPMKIGATVPDMIGNDQVDELSAVKAYNEGIRVAREVGDQGSVELLTKILVMEEGHVDWAEEQRDQISQMGLQNYLANQTEGAAG